The Rhodocytophaga rosea genome has a segment encoding these proteins:
- a CDS encoding efflux RND transporter permease subunit — MKIAEFSVKNYQFTIIIFVMVLAIGLNSLFNMPRGEDPTFKSPQFGVVVVYPGTSPTDMEELVVDPLEEKLNELDNVKKIRTDIDDGLAVLRVEFTYDSDPDKKYDEVLREINNIRGSLPEGILSLEVQKFTPSDVNILQVALLSETAPYRDLEKQAEELQERLVKIKSLKNVDTWAYPQQQVRVSVDLGKMASYRIGLNKVLGAIQSENANIPGGSIEMGTKKFNVKTSGDYASIEEIRNTVIQSSTGQTIYLKDIADVNFDYEEESYVARLNGKRAVFVTASQKDGMNIYQVRDQVNPVLEEFQKTLPASIKYEKSFDQSESVSHRLSGFTRDFGIAIFLVLLTLLPLGFRASVVVMISIPLSLAIGLALLDFAGFSINQLSIVGLVVALGLLVDDSIVVVENIARFLRMGYNRKDAAIEATKQIGVAVLGCTATLIFAFLPLMFLPEAAGDFIRSLPMAVVTTVLASLFVSLTIVPFLSSLILKEEEHEEGNIFLRGLKRLIGGSYRRLLHRAIARPITTLLVALAIFVGSLALVPTVGFSLFPRSDKPQFLITVETPLGTSLYETDRIARDVEKVLASKKGLQNFATNVGRGNPRIYYNVIQKNEAANFAEIFVQLKDMPLKEIESFVDELRLQFNEYPNAKIQVKQFEQGPPIEAPIAIRIFGDNLDSLRSLAFQVENILKTTPGTIYVENPLTTLKTDLQVKINKDKAGIMGIPVSEVDRTIRMGIAGLPVGIYREDNGDEYQINVSLPRGKRQTMKAFDQMYVSANSGALVPLKQLADVQLKASPTFIRHYDKDRFVTVSAFVQTGYLTSNVTNEILAKLDNFRFPEGYHYGAAGELESREESFGGLGTIVIVTVFGILAILILEFKTFKSTLIVLSVIPLGIIGAVLMLLFTGNSFSFTATIGLIALVGIEIKNSILLVDYTNQLRANGMSLDDAIQEAGETRFVPIILTTLTAIGGLMPLVLENSPLYSPLALVIIGGLISSTLLTRIVTPVLYKLLPPKVEVQPVAA, encoded by the coding sequence ATGAAAATCGCTGAATTTTCTGTAAAAAATTACCAGTTCACCATTATCATTTTTGTGATGGTGCTGGCTATCGGGCTCAATTCCCTCTTCAATATGCCCAGAGGAGAAGATCCTACGTTTAAATCGCCGCAGTTTGGCGTAGTGGTTGTCTATCCGGGCACCAGCCCTACCGATATGGAGGAACTGGTGGTTGATCCACTGGAAGAAAAATTAAATGAGCTGGACAATGTAAAAAAGATACGAACCGATATTGACGATGGTCTGGCAGTACTCCGAGTGGAATTTACCTACGACTCAGATCCGGACAAGAAATACGACGAAGTATTGCGGGAGATAAACAATATACGGGGCAGTTTACCGGAAGGTATTCTGAGCCTGGAAGTACAAAAGTTTACTCCTTCTGATGTGAATATTTTGCAGGTAGCTTTACTTTCCGAAACGGCTCCTTACCGGGATCTGGAAAAACAGGCTGAAGAGTTGCAGGAACGCTTAGTAAAAATTAAAAGCCTGAAAAATGTAGATACCTGGGCGTATCCGCAGCAACAGGTACGGGTTTCTGTAGATCTGGGCAAAATGGCTTCTTACCGGATTGGCCTCAATAAAGTATTAGGTGCCATTCAAAGTGAAAATGCCAATATTCCCGGCGGCAGCATTGAGATGGGAACCAAAAAGTTCAATGTAAAAACCAGCGGTGATTATGCTTCTATCGAAGAAATCCGCAATACTGTCATCCAATCTTCTACCGGACAAACGATTTACCTGAAAGACATCGCTGATGTCAATTTTGATTATGAAGAAGAAAGCTATGTAGCCAGGCTGAATGGCAAACGGGCGGTATTTGTAACGGCCAGCCAGAAAGATGGCATGAATATTTATCAGGTCCGGGATCAGGTAAATCCGGTGCTGGAAGAATTTCAGAAAACTTTACCTGCCAGCATTAAATACGAAAAAAGCTTTGATCAATCGGAAAGTGTGTCTCACCGCTTATCTGGCTTTACGAGAGATTTCGGCATTGCTATTTTCCTGGTATTGCTTACCCTGCTTCCCTTAGGCTTCCGAGCTTCTGTTGTGGTGATGATCTCTATTCCGCTTTCGCTGGCGATTGGCTTAGCACTGCTCGATTTTGCTGGTTTCAGCATTAACCAGTTGAGTATTGTAGGTCTGGTGGTTGCCCTTGGTTTGCTGGTGGATGATTCCATTGTAGTCGTGGAGAATATTGCCAGATTTTTGCGTATGGGCTACAACCGGAAAGATGCCGCCATTGAAGCGACAAAACAAATAGGTGTGGCTGTATTGGGCTGTACGGCTACGTTGATTTTCGCTTTTCTTCCCCTGATGTTTCTACCGGAAGCCGCCGGAGATTTTATCCGCAGTTTGCCGATGGCCGTTGTTACTACTGTACTGGCTTCTTTATTTGTGTCTCTCACCATCGTTCCATTCTTATCCAGCCTGATCTTAAAGGAAGAAGAACATGAAGAAGGTAATATTTTTCTGAGAGGCTTAAAACGTTTGATCGGAGGCTCATACCGCCGTTTGCTGCACCGTGCCATTGCCAGACCCATTACCACCTTGCTGGTGGCCTTAGCTATATTTGTTGGTAGCCTGGCTCTGGTGCCAACCGTTGGATTCAGTTTGTTTCCCCGTTCTGATAAACCACAGTTTTTGATCACGGTTGAAACTCCTTTAGGCACCAGTCTGTATGAAACCGACCGTATTGCCAGAGATGTGGAAAAAGTGCTCGCTTCAAAAAAAGGCTTACAGAATTTTGCTACGAATGTGGGCCGGGGTAATCCAAGAATTTATTATAATGTGATCCAGAAAAATGAAGCCGCCAATTTTGCCGAGATTTTCGTGCAGTTAAAAGATATGCCTTTGAAAGAAATCGAAAGCTTTGTAGATGAACTTCGCCTTCAGTTTAATGAATATCCCAATGCCAAAATCCAGGTAAAGCAGTTTGAACAAGGTCCTCCGATAGAAGCGCCTATTGCCATACGTATATTCGGCGATAACCTGGATTCGCTGCGGTCATTGGCTTTCCAGGTAGAAAATATTCTGAAAACTACGCCAGGAACCATCTATGTAGAAAATCCATTGACCACCCTTAAAACGGATCTGCAGGTAAAAATCAACAAAGATAAAGCTGGCATCATGGGCATACCGGTAAGTGAAGTAGACCGCACGATACGGATGGGCATTGCCGGGTTACCAGTGGGCATTTACCGGGAAGACAATGGAGATGAGTATCAGATTAATGTAAGTTTGCCCAGAGGAAAACGCCAGACGATGAAAGCCTTCGACCAGATGTATGTAAGTGCCAATAGCGGCGCTTTGGTTCCGCTGAAACAACTGGCCGATGTGCAATTAAAAGCCTCTCCTACGTTTATCCGCCATTATGACAAAGACCGTTTTGTAACCGTAAGCGCCTTTGTACAAACAGGCTATCTCACTTCCAATGTAACCAATGAAATACTGGCCAAACTCGACAATTTCCGCTTTCCGGAAGGGTACCATTATGGAGCCGCCGGTGAACTGGAAAGCCGGGAGGAATCTTTTGGCGGATTGGGAACGATTGTTATTGTTACGGTTTTTGGCATTCTGGCTATCTTAATTCTGGAATTTAAAACCTTCAAAAGTACCTTAATCGTATTGTCTGTGATTCCGCTCGGCATTATTGGCGCTGTACTGATGCTGCTGTTCACCGGAAATTCTTTCTCCTTTACCGCCACTATTGGCTTAATTGCTCTAGTGGGAATAGAAATCAAGAACTCGATTCTGCTGGTAGATTATACCAATCAACTGCGGGCCAATGGAATGAGCCTGGATGATGCCATTCAGGAAGCCGGAGAAACCAGGTTTGTTCCGATTATTCTGACTACCCTTACTGCCATAGGCGGACTGATGCCACTCGTACTGGAAAATTCACCTTTGTATTCACCTTTAGCACTTGTCATCATTGGCGGCTTAATCAGCTCTACCCTACTGACCAGGATAGTAACACCGGTATTATACAAATTGCTTCCTCCCAAAGTAGAAGTACAACCAGTTGCTGCCTAG
- a CDS encoding efflux RND transporter periplasmic adaptor subunit, which translates to MKTRLYTLILLAGILTILYGCSDNQAKENSTADTPVIVKTRHVSTQSITEPIITSGLLASKKEVKLSFKTGGIIASISVDEGQTVRKGQLLATLNLTEINAQVKGAEQNHEKALRDVGRIKNLYADSAATLEQVQNASTGLEVAAAALQSARFNQQYSTIYAPENGQILRRFSETGEQVTGGTPIFVFAASGNEQWIIRTGVSDRSMVRLTTGDKATVQFDAYPNTDFTATVTEIAQIADPAKGTFEIELRVDAQGKKLATGMVAKVQITPSQTQASLMVPIEALIEADGNQGYVYVLNSDKQTVKKLPVKIAGIYDSLVGISEGLTDQATIITAGNHYLTQDSKVKIVN; encoded by the coding sequence ATGAAAACCCGTCTTTACACACTCATTTTACTGGCAGGTATACTCACCATCCTGTATGGCTGCAGTGATAACCAGGCCAAAGAAAATTCTACGGCTGATACACCAGTGATTGTAAAAACCCGTCATGTGAGCACCCAATCGATTACAGAGCCTATAATTACCAGTGGTTTACTGGCTTCCAAAAAAGAAGTAAAACTCTCTTTCAAAACCGGTGGCATTATCGCTTCTATATCGGTGGATGAAGGCCAGACCGTAAGGAAAGGGCAACTCTTAGCCACCCTCAACCTCACAGAAATCAATGCACAGGTAAAAGGAGCCGAGCAAAACCATGAAAAAGCGCTGCGGGATGTAGGCCGTATAAAAAATCTGTATGCCGACAGTGCCGCTACCCTGGAACAAGTACAAAATGCCTCTACAGGTTTAGAAGTAGCCGCCGCCGCTTTACAATCGGCCCGTTTTAACCAGCAATATTCTACTATTTATGCCCCGGAGAATGGCCAGATCCTGCGCCGCTTTTCAGAAACCGGAGAACAGGTAACAGGGGGTACGCCCATATTTGTATTTGCTGCTTCCGGAAATGAGCAGTGGATCATCCGCACCGGCGTATCCGACAGAAGTATGGTAAGATTAACTACCGGAGATAAAGCCACCGTACAATTTGATGCCTATCCCAATACCGATTTTACAGCCACCGTTACAGAAATCGCCCAGATCGCTGACCCAGCCAAAGGTACATTTGAAATAGAACTGAGGGTAGATGCGCAAGGCAAAAAACTGGCCACTGGCATGGTAGCTAAAGTACAAATTACTCCTTCGCAAACACAAGCCAGCCTGATGGTTCCGATCGAAGCACTCATCGAAGCAGATGGTAACCAGGGATATGTATATGTACTGAACAGTGATAAGCAAACGGTGAAAAAGCTTCCGGTAAAAATTGCCGGTATTTACGACAGCCTGGTAGGAATCAGTGAAGGTTTAACCGATCAGGCCACCATCATTACAGCCGGCAACCACTACCTCACCCAGGATTCCAAAGTCAAAATCGTCAATTAG
- a CDS encoding TolC family protein, whose translation MRHFVFFLIFSLVVFQQAQAQENILDTYVAEGLASNLSLKQENISLERNMRALEEARGLFMPSLELNARYSRATGGRLIEFPIGDLLNPAYNTLNQLTDSKQFPTLENAAIPFLRPEEHETKLRLVQPILQPSIYYNYQIRQTQVSMQQDAVDIYKRQLIADIRTSYYNYLKSVKGIQLYEKVKSLQLQNLALNEKLFENNKITYDAIYAIKADISDTELKLADAGKNKTIATAYFNFLLNKPLDTRIQTDTTFAFEEITAFGMDDLLTTSLEKREEIQQVNKGLQITEQNLKLNRSKVLPTLNLVVDYGFQGTKYRFTSQDDYLQGSLVLSWQLFGGFQNRSRIAQASLDRQRLETQQTELQQRIRLQVTTAAEQVRVARQNVQTATERVTSAQKYFNIVNRKYKEGMALYIEYLSALTSLTNAENSKILAEYDYQIRITELNRVAAKD comes from the coding sequence ATGCGACATTTTGTATTCTTTCTCATTTTCAGTCTTGTAGTATTTCAGCAGGCTCAGGCACAGGAAAACATTCTCGATACCTATGTAGCTGAGGGATTAGCAAGCAATCTTTCTTTGAAGCAGGAAAATATTTCTCTGGAAAGAAATATGCGCGCACTGGAAGAAGCCAGAGGCTTGTTTATGCCTTCTCTGGAACTGAATGCCCGCTATTCGAGAGCTACCGGCGGCCGTTTAATTGAATTTCCCATTGGTGACCTGCTGAATCCAGCATACAATACATTAAATCAGCTTACGGACAGCAAACAGTTTCCAACCCTGGAGAATGCAGCCATTCCTTTTCTGCGTCCCGAAGAACACGAAACGAAACTTCGCCTGGTACAACCCATTTTGCAGCCTAGCATTTATTACAACTATCAGATCAGGCAAACACAGGTTTCCATGCAGCAGGATGCAGTAGATATTTACAAAAGACAGTTAATTGCTGACATCCGCACCAGTTATTATAACTATCTGAAAAGTGTAAAAGGCATTCAATTGTATGAGAAGGTAAAAAGCCTGCAATTACAAAACCTCGCATTGAACGAAAAACTGTTTGAGAACAATAAAATCACCTATGATGCCATCTACGCCATCAAAGCCGACATCAGCGATACGGAACTCAAACTGGCTGATGCCGGAAAGAATAAAACTATTGCCACGGCTTATTTCAACTTTCTGCTCAACAAACCTCTGGACACAAGAATACAAACCGATACTACCTTCGCCTTTGAAGAAATTACTGCTTTCGGTATGGATGACCTGCTTACCACTTCTTTAGAAAAACGGGAAGAAATACAACAGGTAAACAAGGGTTTGCAAATTACAGAGCAGAATCTAAAACTGAACCGCAGCAAAGTATTGCCTACGTTGAACCTGGTAGTAGATTATGGTTTTCAGGGAACCAAATACCGCTTTACTTCCCAAGACGATTATTTACAAGGCTCCCTGGTATTGAGCTGGCAATTGTTCGGCGGCTTTCAGAACCGCTCCCGGATTGCACAAGCCTCTTTAGACCGTCAACGCCTGGAAACCCAGCAGACCGAACTCCAGCAAAGAATCAGGCTACAGGTTACTACAGCTGCCGAACAGGTACGGGTAGCCAGGCAGAATGTACAAACAGCTACCGAACGGGTGACCAGCGCCCAGAAATACTTTAATATTGTCAACCGGAAATACAAGGAAGGAATGGCACTGTACATCGAATACCTTTCTGCCCTTACTTCACTCACCAATGCCGAAAATAGCAAGATTCTGGCTGAATATGATTACCAGATACGAATAACCGAACTTAACCGGGTAGCTGCCAAAGATTAA
- a CDS encoding TetR/AcrR family transcriptional regulator — protein MGITERKEREKLEMREMILTEASQMFIEEGYDKTSIRKIADKIEYSPATIYLYFKDKDEIFHAIHDKAFEKFFQVMESTRNIENPFDRLVKLSDLYIDFAYENPEYYDLMFIMRAPMTALQHQNDEWACGFRAYDSLKEIIRDCMEQGYMKKMDVELAAMAIWSFKHGMTSLSIRNRFKMYDEATAKQLMKQSCDMMLDLFRI, from the coding sequence ATGGGAATTACAGAAAGAAAAGAACGGGAAAAACTGGAGATGCGGGAGATGATCTTAACGGAAGCTTCCCAGATGTTTATTGAAGAAGGTTACGACAAAACATCCATCCGCAAAATCGCCGACAAGATCGAATACAGTCCGGCTACTATATACTTATATTTCAAAGACAAGGACGAGATATTCCATGCTATTCACGATAAAGCCTTTGAAAAGTTTTTTCAGGTAATGGAATCTACCAGGAATATTGAGAATCCATTCGACAGGTTGGTGAAGCTATCGGATCTGTACATTGATTTTGCCTATGAAAATCCGGAGTATTATGATCTGATGTTTATCATGCGGGCACCTATGACAGCTTTGCAGCACCAAAATGATGAATGGGCATGTGGTTTCCGGGCATATGATTCATTAAAAGAGATTATCCGGGATTGTATGGAACAGGGCTATATGAAAAAAATGGATGTGGAACTCGCAGCTATGGCGATCTGGTCGTTTAAACATGGCATGACTTCGCTCTCTATCCGCAACCGTTTTAAGATGTATGATGAAGCTACAGCCAAGCAGCTCATGAAACAATCGTGTGATATGATGCTTGACCTGTTCAGAATCTAA
- a CDS encoding DUF3575 domain-containing protein — protein MKKSLLLLLLPVLMCAECFSQTTDSLPVKHDIKLRLPFWYKGFFTQTFLTGLQYERLLSTKNSVSLGISYYYSNRNYFDGRSTVDNYRQFMVLPQWRHYFRRNKQNYFNGFHLGASAVYLRDYIDRPNALEKRHVMGLGILVGYQQVIKKKISLGITPSLHVGLENTNYNRHQNARINRRFSTIFIVSPDFHIGYIF, from the coding sequence ATGAAAAAATCTTTACTTCTGCTCTTGCTGCCTGTACTTATGTGTGCTGAATGCTTTTCCCAAACTACAGATTCTCTGCCAGTAAAGCATGACATTAAGTTGAGATTGCCTTTCTGGTATAAAGGTTTTTTCACCCAAACATTTTTAACCGGCCTACAATACGAGCGGCTATTAAGTACAAAAAATTCTGTAAGTCTGGGCATCAGTTACTATTATTCCAATAGAAATTATTTTGATGGCCGTAGCACAGTTGATAATTATAGACAATTTATGGTACTTCCGCAATGGCGGCATTATTTCAGGCGAAATAAACAAAATTATTTTAACGGATTTCATCTGGGTGCCTCTGCCGTTTATCTGCGTGATTATATTGACAGGCCGAATGCATTGGAAAAACGTCATGTAATGGGCCTTGGAATATTAGTAGGGTATCAGCAAGTCATTAAAAAGAAAATTTCTCTAGGAATCACGCCCTCTTTGCACGTTGGATTGGAGAACACTAACTATAACCGGCATCAGAATGCACGCATCAACAGAAGATTTTCCACTATTTTTATAGTTAGTCCGGATTTTCATATTGGCTATATTTTCTAA
- a CDS encoding DUF1028 domain-containing protein: protein MTSQNFNSLKPFSATLLLLLACYSYSFATWSIILIDPETREIGIAGASCTYNCYGIGGIIPGKGAIIVQAMSNKEAKARGLEMIISGNSPEQIIAELRNTIYDPERQQYAVVTLQHLLAPKTYTGDSTHVYNGALTATGISVQGNTLASNSAIQKILEAVLNARKEGLRIDAILMKALEAGAQDGGDKRCGEQKATTAFITVARPDDHPKRPYLNLVIFGQGKGGQNAVVMLRNKYDKWKVKQQAKEK, encoded by the coding sequence ATGACATCACAAAACTTTAACTCCTTGAAACCCTTCTCTGCCACACTACTTCTCCTGCTGGCTTGCTACTCCTACTCCTTTGCAACCTGGTCTATTATTTTGATTGACCCGGAAACGAGAGAAATCGGGATTGCAGGAGCTTCCTGCACCTATAATTGTTATGGCATTGGCGGCATTATTCCGGGAAAGGGAGCCATTATTGTGCAGGCCATGAGCAATAAAGAGGCAAAAGCCAGAGGTCTGGAAATGATCATATCTGGTAATTCGCCGGAACAGATTATTGCCGAACTCAGAAACACCATCTACGATCCGGAAAGGCAGCAATACGCAGTGGTAACACTTCAGCACCTGTTGGCACCTAAGACATATACCGGCGATTCTACCCATGTGTATAATGGGGCACTTACAGCTACTGGCATTTCTGTACAAGGCAATACCCTGGCGAGTAATTCAGCCATTCAAAAAATTCTGGAAGCTGTACTTAATGCCCGGAAAGAAGGTTTGCGTATTGATGCCATCCTCATGAAAGCCCTGGAAGCAGGTGCCCAGGATGGAGGCGACAAACGTTGCGGCGAACAAAAAGCAACCACGGCTTTTATTACGGTAGCCCGGCCAGATGATCACCCCAAACGTCCCTACCTGAATTTAGTAATATTTGGCCAGGGAAAAGGCGGACAAAACGCCGTAGTAATGCTGCGCAATAAATATGATAAATGGAAAGTGAAACAGCAGGCAAAAGAAAAATAA
- a CDS encoding DUF3575 domain-containing protein: MKTAFICIIILSITFYARSQSNDQNNIVKGRIIILPLGGLMYSVGIGYERLIRNHFSLQVLINRSGIDMSSTDGANEVYNNVIPELKYYFNTREVVAKSYYISSFLEIQQNSITPGGEQSTDNYLISSKQKQASPGLLLGKNFQLSRKLHLETYMGAKYRMGNEKTEQVINSTQASFSRRYEMFGMRAGFNLAYRF; encoded by the coding sequence ATGAAAACAGCCTTTATCTGTATAATAATACTCTCCATTACTTTTTACGCCAGATCACAATCAAACGATCAGAATAATATAGTTAAAGGAAGAATTATTATTCTGCCTTTAGGCGGACTCATGTATTCTGTAGGGATAGGTTACGAGCGATTGATAAGAAATCATTTTTCGCTGCAAGTATTAATAAACCGGAGTGGCATTGATATGAGCAGTACAGATGGCGCAAACGAAGTGTATAATAATGTAATTCCTGAACTTAAATATTACTTTAATACCAGAGAAGTGGTCGCCAAATCTTATTATATTTCTTCTTTTCTGGAAATTCAACAAAATAGCATAACGCCTGGTGGCGAACAAAGTACAGATAATTACCTGATCAGCAGTAAGCAAAAGCAGGCGAGCCCAGGTCTGCTTCTGGGAAAGAATTTTCAGTTATCCCGCAAGTTGCATCTGGAAACATATATGGGAGCCAAGTACCGGATGGGCAATGAAAAAACAGAGCAAGTCATTAATAGTACTCAAGCTTCATTCTCACGACGGTATGAAATGTTTGGAATGCGGGCCGGATTTAATCTTGCTTACCGATTCTAA
- a CDS encoding gliding motility-associated C-terminal domain-containing protein → MKAFSKLVLVLFLAAVSQHGYTQRINNPSFEGLPQRDVPPIPWTPCNTFSTPDTQPGFWNVKKPASNQATYLSLETRGNDGPYANTVEAVQTRLNTKLEANNPYPISIDLAFSDLHGRNDENGGFISYVNPVILKIWGGTNSCERTELLWESPVIDHTDWKTYEVSLTPESNDIYYLILEATYKVPPHFGTYFGNILIDNIQEKDIPEPPAGDCIVKAFNVFTPNGDGKNDVFLCKPMSDIAGFHLKIYNRWGKVLFETGDIAQGWDGKTKGTACAPGIYYWYTEFTCRNRNRLRSNTMKGTVTLLR, encoded by the coding sequence ATGAAAGCATTCTCAAAATTAGTGTTGGTGCTATTCCTGGCAGCTGTTTCTCAACATGGGTATACACAACGGATTAACAACCCTTCATTTGAAGGACTCCCCCAACGTGATGTCCCTCCTATTCCCTGGACACCTTGCAATACATTCAGTACCCCAGATACCCAGCCCGGTTTTTGGAATGTAAAAAAGCCAGCCTCCAACCAGGCTACGTATTTGAGTTTAGAAACCAGGGGTAACGATGGGCCCTATGCCAATACGGTGGAAGCAGTTCAAACCCGGCTCAATACCAAACTGGAAGCAAATAATCCGTACCCTATCAGCATAGACCTTGCTTTTTCAGATTTGCATGGCCGTAATGATGAAAATGGAGGATTTATATCGTATGTCAATCCGGTGATACTCAAAATATGGGGAGGAACTAACAGTTGTGAGAGAACAGAATTACTCTGGGAATCGCCTGTGATAGATCATACCGACTGGAAAACCTATGAGGTAAGCCTTACGCCAGAATCCAATGACATATACTATCTGATTCTGGAAGCTACTTATAAAGTGCCTCCTCATTTTGGCACGTATTTCGGAAATATATTAATTGATAACATCCAGGAAAAAGACATTCCCGAGCCGCCTGCCGGTGATTGCATCGTAAAAGCATTTAATGTGTTTACCCCCAATGGAGATGGGAAAAATGACGTTTTTCTGTGTAAGCCTATGTCTGATATAGCCGGATTTCATTTGAAAATTTATAACCGCTGGGGAAAGGTACTATTCGAGACAGGTGATATAGCGCAGGGATGGGATGGCAAAACCAAAGGCACTGCCTGCGCCCCAGGCATTTATTACTGGTATACAGAATTTACGTGCAGAAATAGGAATCGCTTACGCAGCAATACCATGAAAGGCACGGTCACCCTCTTGAGATGA
- the recO gene encoding DNA repair protein RecO: MLHKTRGIVINYIKYRETSIIVKIYTEEFGIQTYIENGVRSAKSKNKIALFQPLTLLDLVVYHKESGDIFRISEIKCLEALQSIPYHFHKSGIAMFMTEVLNKTLKEEASNLPLFHFLLHSILFLDQQETHIENFPVQFLLKLSRYLGFVPQQAEEIMEQIGAIRIYPATEEEKQALNTLLSQSYEQYTYIPGTIRRQIMEYVLRFYALHVENFGEIRSLQVLKEVMS, translated from the coding sequence ATGCTTCATAAAACCAGGGGAATCGTAATTAATTATATAAAATACCGTGAAACATCCATTATTGTTAAAATATATACGGAAGAATTTGGCATTCAGACTTATATTGAAAATGGGGTAAGAAGCGCTAAATCCAAAAATAAGATCGCTTTATTCCAGCCGCTCACTTTACTAGATTTAGTTGTATATCATAAAGAAAGCGGTGATATTTTCCGTATTTCGGAAATTAAATGCCTGGAAGCTTTGCAGAGTATACCCTATCATTTTCACAAATCGGGCATTGCTATGTTTATGACCGAAGTGCTTAACAAAACCCTGAAAGAAGAGGCATCCAATCTGCCACTTTTCCATTTCCTGCTGCATTCCATCCTGTTTTTAGATCAGCAGGAAACCCATATTGAAAATTTTCCGGTACAATTCCTGCTTAAATTATCCAGGTACCTGGGTTTTGTTCCTCAACAGGCGGAGGAAATTATGGAGCAGATTGGCGCCATCCGTATTTATCCGGCTACTGAAGAAGAAAAACAGGCCCTGAATACGCTGCTTTCCCAATCGTACGAACAATACACTTATATTCCCGGCACGATCCGCCGGCAGATCATGGAATATGTACTCCGTTTTTATGCCCTCCATGTAGAAAACTTCGGCGAAATCCGCTCACTGCAAGTACTGAAAGAAGTAATGAGTTAG